One Natrinema salaciae genomic region harbors:
- a CDS encoding 3-hydroxyacyl-CoA dehydrogenase family protein has protein sequence MQIAVLGAGSMGHGIAQVSAMAGHDVVLRDIEDGFVEDGLEGIRDNLQGGVDRDKLTEDEMDAVLERIEGTTDLEAAVADADLVVEAVPEDMALKQEVFADVEAATGEDTVIASNTSSLSVTEMASALEHPERAVGLHFFNPPHIMDLVEIVVAEQTDDRTEAFAVDYVRDIEKEDVVVRDTAGFATSRLGLALGLEAIRMVEQGVASPADIDEGMSIGYGHPMGPLELTDHVGLDVRLHIAEHLREELGERFKPPQSLRRKVRAGNLGKKTGEGYYVWEDGERVGMSGDWGKE, from the coding sequence ATGCAAATCGCAGTCCTCGGAGCCGGCAGTATGGGGCACGGAATCGCACAGGTCTCCGCGATGGCGGGCCACGACGTGGTCCTGCGGGACATCGAGGACGGGTTCGTCGAGGACGGCCTCGAGGGGATCCGCGACAACCTGCAGGGCGGCGTCGACCGGGACAAACTCACCGAAGACGAGATGGACGCGGTCCTCGAGCGGATCGAAGGCACGACGGATCTCGAGGCGGCCGTCGCGGACGCCGACCTCGTCGTCGAGGCGGTCCCCGAGGACATGGCTCTGAAACAGGAGGTGTTCGCGGACGTCGAGGCGGCGACCGGCGAGGACACCGTCATCGCCTCGAACACCTCCTCGCTGTCGGTGACGGAGATGGCCAGCGCGCTCGAGCATCCCGAACGAGCCGTCGGTCTGCACTTCTTCAATCCGCCCCACATCATGGATCTGGTGGAGATCGTCGTCGCCGAGCAGACCGACGACCGGACCGAGGCGTTCGCCGTCGACTACGTGCGGGACATCGAGAAGGAGGACGTCGTCGTCCGCGACACGGCCGGCTTCGCCACCTCGCGGCTCGGCCTCGCGCTCGGACTCGAGGCGATCCGGATGGTCGAACAGGGGGTCGCCAGCCCCGCCGATATCGACGAGGGGATGTCCATCGGCTACGGGCATCCGATGGGGCCGCTCGAGCTGACCGACCACGTCGGCCTCGACGTGCGCCTGCACATCGCCGAGCACCTCCGCGAGGAGCTGGGCGAGCGATTCAAGCCGCCCCAGTCGCTGCGCCGGAAGGTCCGGGCAGGTAACCTCGGCAAGAAGACCGGCGAGGGCTACTACGTCTGGGAGGACGGCGAGCGGGTCGGCATGAGCGGCGACTGGGGCAAGGAGTGA
- the ahbB gene encoding siroheme decarboxylase subunit beta — protein sequence MSSLSGNWREAIDDVDAALIDGYQSGFPIEERPFRRLAADLGVDESAAVDRVRALREAGIVRRFGAVLNPPVIGSSTLAAVRAPADRFDEVAAVVNEYRQVNHNYARDHEWNMWFVVTAASRKARDEILAEIESRTGCDVLNLPMLTDYYIDLEFPVVNGDRFARESLEDRTDSSATRISEAATGDLSALEAELLLEIQDGFPLSATPYRDIAANVGYAVEDVLAAIDRLQASGCIKRIGCVINHVVTGFDANCMVVWDVPDDELDERGEHAGGLPYVTLCYHRPRRPEQEWSYNLFTMIHGRDPEAVDEKIDELAADYLPVDHERLYSTETLKQTGARYDDLVGI from the coding sequence ATGAGCTCCCTGTCGGGGAACTGGCGCGAGGCGATCGACGACGTCGACGCGGCGCTGATCGACGGCTATCAGAGCGGCTTCCCGATCGAAGAGCGTCCGTTCCGCCGCCTCGCTGCCGACCTCGGTGTCGACGAATCGGCGGCGGTCGACCGCGTTCGCGCCCTGCGCGAGGCCGGGATCGTCCGCCGGTTCGGCGCCGTCCTCAACCCGCCCGTGATCGGCTCGTCGACGCTCGCCGCGGTGCGAGCACCCGCGGACCGCTTCGACGAGGTCGCCGCGGTCGTCAACGAGTACCGGCAGGTCAACCACAACTACGCCCGCGACCACGAGTGGAACATGTGGTTCGTCGTCACCGCCGCCTCGCGGAAGGCCCGCGACGAAATCCTCGCCGAGATCGAGTCACGAACCGGCTGTGACGTGCTGAACCTGCCGATGCTGACCGACTACTACATCGACCTCGAGTTCCCCGTGGTCAACGGCGACCGCTTCGCGCGCGAGTCGCTCGAGGACCGCACCGACTCCTCCGCGACTCGGATCAGCGAGGCGGCGACGGGGGATCTCTCCGCGCTCGAGGCGGAACTCCTGCTCGAGATTCAGGATGGCTTCCCGCTGTCGGCGACGCCGTACCGTGACATCGCCGCGAACGTGGGATACGCGGTCGAGGACGTGCTCGCGGCGATCGATCGCCTGCAGGCCAGCGGCTGTATCAAGCGCATCGGCTGCGTCATCAACCACGTCGTGACGGGGTTCGACGCCAACTGCATGGTCGTCTGGGACGTGCCCGACGACGAACTCGACGAGCGGGGCGAGCACGCGGGCGGGCTGCCGTACGTGACGCTCTGTTATCATCGGCCTCGCAGACCGGAGCAGGAGTGGTCGTACAACCTGTTCACCATGATTCACGGCCGCGATCCCGAGGCCGTCGACGAGAAGATCGACGAACTCGCCGCCGACTACCTTCCCGTCGACCACGAGCGGCTCTACTCGACCGAGACGCTGAAGCAGACCGGCGCGCGCTACGACGACCTGGTCGGTATCTAG
- a CDS encoding long-chain-fatty-acid--CoA ligase — protein MTNLVTDVAETVDANPDSAAIAYEGTELTYDEFWEQAGQFAQALENRGIGEGDRVGIYLPNLPQFVTAFYGTLRAGGIIVPMNPQYKAREISHMLGDSGAKAVVALADLVPNVLEVQDDTDVEQVVSVGADVDGATEFDAFLADDTKAVVDRADDDVAVQPYTSGTTGTPKGVLLTHHNLAFTTRANADVPPGGFQASDRLIGTLPLFHIYGMSVVMNGAMYSGGTYYPVPEWDAPSVMDQLEDDEITIMFAVPAMFNDMINQPDAESYEFEALRFANSGGSSLPIEVLERFEELWGVQLNEGYGLTETSPVTHANTDDARRKGSIGRPLEGVEAKIVDESFDDIPRVEEGPIDEEEADLHEITGELVIHGPNVMKEYYGLPEANEEAFTYEDGKRWFHTGDIGYWDEDDFFYVVDREKHMIVTGGYNVYPREVEELLFEHEDVADAAVVGIPDDRRGETVKAFIVPTPDAEATPEDIKQYCLTNLAEYKHPREVEFVQELPRTTTGKVQKFELRDE, from the coding sequence ATGACAAACCTCGTGACAGACGTCGCCGAGACGGTGGACGCGAACCCGGATTCGGCTGCAATCGCATATGAGGGGACCGAACTGACCTACGACGAGTTCTGGGAGCAGGCCGGCCAGTTCGCGCAAGCGCTCGAGAACCGCGGCATCGGCGAGGGCGACCGCGTCGGGATCTACCTGCCGAACCTGCCGCAGTTCGTCACGGCGTTCTACGGGACGCTTCGCGCCGGCGGGATCATCGTCCCGATGAATCCCCAGTACAAGGCCCGCGAGATCAGCCACATGCTGGGCGACAGCGGGGCGAAAGCGGTCGTCGCGCTGGCCGACCTCGTCCCGAACGTCCTCGAGGTCCAGGACGACACCGACGTCGAACAGGTCGTCAGTGTGGGTGCCGACGTCGACGGTGCCACCGAGTTCGACGCGTTCCTCGCGGACGACACCAAAGCGGTCGTCGACCGCGCGGACGACGACGTCGCGGTCCAGCCCTACACGTCGGGGACGACCGGCACGCCGAAGGGCGTCCTGCTGACCCACCACAACCTCGCCTTCACGACGCGGGCCAACGCCGACGTTCCGCCGGGCGGCTTCCAGGCCTCCGACCGGCTCATCGGCACCCTGCCGCTGTTCCACATCTACGGCATGTCCGTCGTGATGAACGGCGCGATGTACAGCGGCGGCACCTACTACCCCGTCCCCGAGTGGGACGCCCCGTCGGTGATGGACCAGCTCGAGGACGACGAGATCACGATCATGTTCGCCGTCCCCGCGATGTTCAACGACATGATCAACCAGCCCGACGCCGAGTCCTACGAGTTCGAGGCGCTTCGATTCGCCAACTCCGGCGGCTCGAGCCTGCCGATCGAGGTCCTCGAGCGGTTCGAGGAGCTCTGGGGCGTCCAGCTCAACGAGGGGTACGGCCTGACCGAGACGAGTCCGGTCACGCACGCGAACACGGACGACGCTCGACGAAAGGGTAGTATCGGGCGACCGCTCGAGGGTGTCGAGGCGAAGATCGTCGACGAGAGCTTCGACGATATCCCCCGCGTCGAGGAGGGGCCGATCGACGAGGAGGAGGCCGATCTCCACGAGATCACGGGCGAACTCGTCATCCACGGGCCGAACGTGATGAAGGAGTACTACGGCCTGCCCGAGGCCAACGAGGAGGCCTTTACCTACGAGGACGGCAAACGGTGGTTCCACACCGGCGACATCGGCTACTGGGACGAGGATGACTTCTTCTACGTCGTCGACCGCGAGAAGCACATGATCGTCACGGGCGGCTACAACGTCTATCCGCGGGAAGTCGAGGAACTCCTCTTCGAACACGAGGACGTCGCCGACGCCGCGGTGGTCGGGATTCCGGACGACCGCCGCGGCGAGACGGTCAAGGCCTTCATCGTGCCGACGCCCGACGCCGAGGCGACGCCCGAGGACATCAAGCAGTACTGTCTGACCAACCTCGCGGAGTACAAACACCCCCGCGAGGTCGAGTTCGTCCAGGAGCTTCCTCGGACGACGACCGGCAAGGTGCAGAAGTTCGAGCTCCGCGACGAGTAA
- a CDS encoding acyl-CoA dehydrogenase family protein has translation MAFQLSAEHEAIRDAVREFGENEMVPVAEEHDREHKYPEDLRRKAAEYDFVAPNIPIEYDGAGMDKISSTIVTEELWRADPGIGSAVGSAGFGTDMIIEFGDEWMKEEWLPKIANGETASCSMISEPAHGSNVAGIETVAEKDGDEYVLNGNKMWITNGTVADVGVLMAKTSPDEGHRGITAFLVEMDTDGVSTEKITNKLGIRASDLAEVVIDDVRVPEENVIGEVDKGFYQLMEFFASGRTSVAAQAVGAAQGALDAAIEYANQREQFDQKISEFQAIQHKIAEMATKVEAARSLTYRAATQVEQNNQDVAAQYSSMAKYFASEISVEVADEGIQVHGGSGYVTDYPAERYYRDARITKIYEGTSEIQKNIIADQIL, from the coding sequence ATGGCATTCCAGCTATCCGCTGAGCACGAGGCGATCCGTGACGCCGTCCGCGAGTTCGGCGAAAACGAGATGGTGCCGGTCGCCGAGGAACACGACCGGGAGCACAAGTACCCCGAAGACCTCCGCAGGAAGGCCGCCGAATACGACTTCGTCGCGCCGAACATTCCGATCGAGTACGACGGCGCCGGGATGGACAAGATCTCCTCGACAATCGTCACCGAGGAACTCTGGCGCGCCGACCCCGGAATCGGCTCCGCGGTCGGCTCCGCCGGCTTCGGGACGGACATGATCATCGAGTTCGGCGACGAGTGGATGAAAGAGGAGTGGCTGCCCAAGATCGCCAACGGCGAGACGGCCTCCTGTTCCATGATCTCCGAGCCCGCCCACGGCTCGAACGTCGCCGGCATCGAGACGGTCGCCGAGAAGGACGGCGACGAGTACGTCCTCAACGGGAACAAAATGTGGATCACCAACGGTACCGTCGCCGACGTCGGCGTGCTGATGGCCAAGACCAGCCCCGACGAGGGCCACCGGGGTATCACCGCCTTCCTCGTCGAGATGGACACCGACGGCGTCTCGACAGAGAAGATCACCAACAAACTCGGCATTCGCGCCTCGGACCTCGCCGAAGTCGTCATCGACGACGTCCGGGTTCCCGAGGAGAACGTCATCGGCGAGGTCGACAAGGGCTTCTACCAGCTGATGGAGTTCTTCGCCTCCGGTCGCACCAGCGTCGCCGCGCAGGCCGTCGGTGCCGCCCAGGGCGCGCTCGACGCCGCCATCGAATACGCCAACCAGCGCGAGCAGTTCGACCAGAAGATCTCCGAGTTCCAGGCCATCCAGCACAAGATCGCCGAGATGGCCACCAAAGTCGAGGCCGCCCGCTCGCTGACCTACCGCGCCGCGACCCAGGTCGAGCAGAACAACCAGGACGTCGCCGCGCAGTACTCGAGCATGGCGAAGTACTTCGCCTCCGAAATTTCGGTCGAAGTCGCCGACGAGGGTATCCAGGTCCACGGCGGCTCGGGGTACGTCACGGACTACCCCGCCGAGCGCTACTACCGCGACGCCCGCATCACGAAGATCTACGAGGGCACCAGCGAGATCCAGAAGAACATCATCGCCGACCAGATCCTCTAG
- a CDS encoding FAD-binding and (Fe-S)-binding domain-containing protein: MSLDPSADPAADRRANYDYRSDDVDRPALVADLEAIVDCAVRADSYSRELYATDASAYELTPIAVAFPESTADVAGILEYCAQREIPVLPRGGGTSLAGQTVNRAVVLDFTRRMNEILEVDPEGRTATVQPGTILGTLNEALAPHDLKFAPDPAWGDKSAIGGAIGNNSTGSHSLQYGKTDAYIEECEAVLADGTVTRFGEVTVEEIADRADPDGDLEARIYAEVQRILETDADRIAAAYPDLKRNVSGYNLDRLVAEARGEELPGGEDTGKPGTVNLARLLAGSEGTLAVVTEATVSLEPVPETKAVSLLCYPDLGEAMRDVEPILAHDPAAVEVLDDVLIDLARDTAEFGPVTEMLPDGTNAVLLVEFYAADAADGRERIAGLLADRLPSATPAGEPADDAPRSDAETLALEALEAYDDAERAKLWKLRKSGLPILLSRTTDEKHISFIEDTAVPPARLPEFVEGFEAILESHDTYASFYAHAGPGVLHVRPLVNTKTEVGLEQLHGIADDVTALVVELGGSVSGEHGDGRARTQWNRKLYGDELWETFQDLKTAFDPDWLLNPGQVVFREDDPTDLRENLRFSPEYEFDAGFEPALEWENDNGMQGMVELCHGCGGCRGEQETTGGVMCPTYRASREEITATRGRANALRQAMSGDLEPDEAFTDEFVEEVMGLCIGCKGCAIDCPSEVDMAKLKAEVTHEYHQRNGATLRDRLFANVATLSKWGSQFAPLSNALPKLPGARKALEVTLGIDADRPLPTFHATTFRDWFHKRGGAHVPETDAVRKVLLYPDTYTNYSHPDAGKAAVRVLEAAGVHVAVPDDLGDTGRPAFSKGFLDKAESAARENVTALAPRVADGWDVVVIEPSDAVMFQSDYLDLLSSEAAETLASATYGVCEYVDTFRLDEEIAFDERPASADLVYHGHCHQKSVAKDHHAVGVLRRAGYAVDPLDSGCCGMAGSFGYESEHASMSDAIGQILYDQVADSDGERVVAPGASCRTQLENRPGAPEEPPTPIEVVADALDG; this comes from the coding sequence ATGTCCCTGGACCCGAGCGCTGACCCGGCCGCCGACCGGCGAGCGAACTACGACTATCGGAGCGACGACGTCGATCGCCCGGCGCTGGTCGCCGACCTCGAGGCGATCGTCGACTGCGCGGTCCGTGCCGACTCCTACTCTCGCGAACTGTACGCGACCGACGCGAGCGCCTACGAACTGACGCCGATCGCCGTCGCCTTCCCCGAGTCGACGGCCGACGTGGCGGGAATCCTCGAGTACTGCGCCCAGCGCGAGATCCCCGTCCTCCCGCGGGGTGGCGGGACGAGCCTCGCCGGCCAGACGGTCAATCGGGCCGTCGTGCTGGATTTCACGCGACGGATGAACGAGATCCTCGAGGTCGATCCCGAGGGCCGAACCGCGACGGTCCAGCCCGGGACGATCCTCGGGACGCTGAACGAGGCGCTCGCCCCGCACGATCTCAAGTTCGCCCCCGACCCGGCGTGGGGCGACAAGAGCGCCATCGGCGGCGCGATCGGCAACAACTCGACCGGCTCGCACTCGCTGCAGTACGGCAAGACCGACGCCTACATCGAGGAGTGCGAGGCCGTCCTCGCGGACGGCACCGTCACCCGGTTCGGCGAGGTGACCGTCGAGGAGATCGCCGACCGGGCCGACCCCGACGGCGATCTCGAGGCCCGGATCTACGCCGAGGTGCAGCGGATTCTCGAGACGGACGCGGACCGCATCGCGGCGGCCTACCCCGACCTCAAGCGCAACGTCTCCGGATACAACCTCGACCGGCTCGTCGCGGAGGCCCGGGGCGAGGAACTGCCCGGCGGCGAAGACACCGGCAAGCCCGGCACGGTCAACCTCGCGCGCCTGCTAGCCGGCAGCGAGGGCACCCTCGCGGTCGTCACCGAGGCGACGGTCTCGCTCGAGCCGGTCCCCGAGACGAAGGCCGTCTCCCTGCTCTGCTATCCGGATCTCGGCGAGGCGATGCGCGACGTCGAGCCGATCCTCGCACACGACCCCGCGGCTGTCGAGGTGCTGGACGACGTGCTGATCGACCTCGCGCGCGACACCGCGGAGTTCGGTCCCGTCACCGAGATGCTCCCCGACGGGACGAACGCCGTCCTGCTCGTCGAGTTCTACGCCGCGGACGCGGCCGACGGACGAGAACGGATCGCGGGGCTGCTGGCCGACCGACTCCCGTCCGCGACGCCCGCGGGGGAGCCGGCCGACGACGCCCCGCGCAGCGACGCCGAAACGCTCGCGCTCGAAGCGCTCGAGGCCTACGACGACGCCGAGCGGGCGAAACTGTGGAAACTCCGCAAGTCCGGCCTCCCGATCCTGCTCTCGCGGACGACCGACGAGAAACACATCTCGTTCATCGAGGACACCGCGGTCCCGCCGGCGCGGCTCCCCGAGTTCGTCGAGGGTTTCGAGGCGATCCTCGAGTCCCACGACACCTACGCCAGCTTCTACGCCCACGCCGGTCCCGGCGTGCTCCACGTCCGGCCGCTCGTGAACACGAAGACCGAGGTGGGGCTCGAACAGCTGCACGGGATCGCGGACGACGTGACTGCCCTCGTGGTCGAGTTAGGCGGCTCGGTCTCGGGCGAGCACGGCGACGGCCGCGCCCGGACCCAGTGGAATCGGAAGCTCTACGGCGACGAGCTCTGGGAGACCTTCCAGGACCTCAAAACGGCGTTCGATCCCGACTGGCTCCTGAACCCGGGCCAGGTCGTCTTCCGCGAGGACGACCCCACCGATCTGCGAGAGAACCTGCGGTTCTCGCCGGAGTACGAGTTCGACGCCGGCTTCGAGCCCGCACTCGAGTGGGAGAACGACAACGGGATGCAGGGGATGGTCGAGCTCTGTCACGGCTGTGGCGGCTGTCGGGGCGAGCAGGAGACGACGGGCGGCGTGATGTGTCCGACCTACCGGGCGAGCCGCGAGGAGATCACGGCGACGCGCGGCCGGGCGAACGCGCTCCGGCAGGCGATGAGCGGCGACCTCGAGCCCGACGAGGCGTTCACCGACGAGTTCGTCGAAGAGGTGATGGGACTCTGTATCGGCTGCAAGGGCTGTGCCATCGACTGTCCCAGCGAGGTCGACATGGCGAAGCTCAAGGCCGAAGTCACGCACGAGTACCACCAGCGCAACGGGGCGACGCTGCGGGATCGGCTCTTCGCCAACGTCGCGACGCTCTCGAAGTGGGGGAGCCAGTTCGCACCGCTGTCCAACGCCCTGCCGAAGCTCCCGGGTGCCCGCAAGGCGCTCGAGGTGACGCTCGGGATCGACGCCGACCGACCGCTGCCGACCTTCCACGCCACCACGTTCCGGGACTGGTTCCACAAGCGAGGCGGCGCTCACGTTCCCGAGACCGACGCCGTTCGCAAAGTCCTCCTCTACCCCGACACCTACACCAACTACAGCCATCCCGACGCCGGGAAGGCGGCCGTTCGGGTGCTCGAGGCAGCGGGGGTCCACGTCGCGGTCCCGGACGACCTCGGCGACACGGGCCGGCCGGCGTTCTCGAAGGGCTTCCTCGATAAAGCGGAAAGCGCCGCCCGCGAGAACGTCACCGCGCTCGCGCCGCGGGTCGCGGACGGCTGGGACGTGGTCGTGATCGAACCCTCCGATGCGGTCATGTTCCAGTCGGACTACCTCGATCTGCTCTCCTCGGAGGCGGCCGAAACGCTCGCGAGCGCCACCTACGGCGTCTGCGAGTACGTCGACACCTTCCGACTGGACGAGGAGATCGCGTTCGACGAGCGCCCAGCGTCCGCCGACCTCGTCTACCACGGCCACTGCCACCAGAAGTCGGTCGCGAAGGACCACCACGCCGTCGGCGTTCTCCGACGGGCCGGCTACGCCGTCGACCCGCTCGACTCTGGCTGCTGTGGCATGGCCGGCAGTTTCGGCTACGAGTCCGAGCACGCCTCGATGAGCGACGCCATCGGACAGATCCTGTACGACCAGGTCGCGGACAGCGACGGCGAGCGCGTCGTCGCTCCCGGTGCCTCCTGTCGTACCCAACTCGAGAATCGGCCGGGTGCGCCCGAGGAGCCGCCGACGCCGATCGAAGTCGTCGCCGACGCGCTCGACGGGTAA
- a CDS encoding thiolase family protein, whose amino-acid sequence MSDRQPVIVQAVRTPQGKHGGVFADTGSEELSVPLVNAMLERTGLSGDDVDDVRWGCAKQVNEQSNNIARVIALLSELGENVPGTTIDRLCASSAEAIMSASDAIRAGQLDVIVAGGVENMSRNERRKGIGSYAGIAEQYDAAGLAMGQTAEKVAREYDISREAQDEYGARSQQRAVEATENGTFDEEIVPIETEDGTVTEDEGLRPGTTKEKIASLPPAFEEDGTVTAANASQVSDGAAAVLLTSRAFAEDRDFEILAEIEDHNVAGVDPTVMGIGPVPAVRGIWERNGRDADDYDLIELNEAFASQTIYCRDELGFDDDRFNVNGGAIAIGHPLGASGARLPVTLIHELRRRGGGLGLSTMCVGYGQGAAVELRVPER is encoded by the coding sequence ATGAGCGATCGCCAGCCAGTTATCGTACAGGCAGTCCGGACCCCGCAGGGGAAACACGGGGGCGTCTTCGCCGACACCGGCAGCGAGGAGCTGTCCGTCCCGCTCGTGAACGCGATGCTCGAGCGGACCGGTCTCTCCGGCGACGATGTCGACGACGTCAGGTGGGGCTGTGCCAAGCAGGTCAACGAGCAGAGCAACAACATCGCGCGGGTCATCGCCCTCCTGTCGGAGCTAGGCGAGAACGTCCCCGGCACGACTATCGACCGGCTCTGTGCCTCCTCGGCGGAGGCGATCATGAGCGCGAGCGACGCGATCCGGGCGGGCCAGCTCGACGTCATCGTCGCCGGCGGCGTCGAGAACATGTCCCGCAACGAGCGGCGGAAGGGGATCGGCTCCTACGCCGGAATCGCCGAGCAGTACGACGCGGCCGGCCTCGCGATGGGCCAGACCGCCGAGAAGGTCGCCCGCGAGTACGACATCTCCCGCGAGGCACAGGACGAGTACGGTGCCCGGAGTCAGCAACGCGCGGTCGAGGCCACCGAAAACGGCACGTTCGACGAGGAGATCGTCCCGATCGAGACCGAGGACGGCACCGTCACCGAGGACGAGGGACTCCGTCCCGGCACGACGAAAGAGAAGATCGCGAGCCTGCCGCCCGCCTTCGAGGAGGACGGCACCGTCACCGCCGCCAACGCCTCGCAGGTCTCCGACGGCGCTGCAGCGGTCCTGCTCACGAGCCGGGCGTTCGCCGAGGACCGCGACTTCGAGATCCTGGCCGAGATCGAGGACCACAACGTCGCCGGCGTCGACCCCACGGTGATGGGAATCGGCCCGGTGCCCGCCGTCCGTGGCATCTGGGAGCGAAACGGCCGCGACGCCGACGACTACGATCTCATCGAACTCAACGAGGCCTTCGCCAGCCAGACGATCTACTGCCGGGACGAACTCGGCTTCGACGACGATCGGTTCAACGTCAACGGCGGCGCGATCGCCATCGGCCACCCGCTGGGCGCGTCGGGCGCTCGCCTCCCCGTCACCCTGATCCACGAACTCCGGCGCCGGGGCGGCGGGCTGGGCCTCTCGACGATGTGCGTCGGCTACGGACAGGGGGCGGCCGTCGAGCTTCGGGTCCCGGAGCGGTGA
- a CDS encoding pyridoxamine 5'-phosphate oxidase family protein, with amino-acid sequence MTTNDESAPDGTRRARPKTEASYGIPERADGTLSWEFVADRMQGAQHYWVTTARPDGSPHVRPTWGVWADGTFHCGGGEGTRWVRNLAANPDIVVHGESATAVVILEGRAERIDEGAADPELIDELDAAYEAKYDTDHGTPFFAVRPAVVFAWSDFPTDATRWTVTVGE; translated from the coding sequence ATGACGACGAACGACGAGTCGGCACCGGACGGGACGCGACGCGCTCGACCGAAGACTGAAGCGAGTTACGGCATTCCCGAGCGCGCGGACGGCACGCTCTCGTGGGAGTTCGTGGCCGACCGGATGCAGGGCGCACAGCACTACTGGGTGACGACGGCCAGGCCCGACGGCAGTCCCCACGTTCGCCCGACGTGGGGCGTCTGGGCCGACGGGACGTTCCACTGCGGGGGCGGCGAGGGGACGCGGTGGGTTCGGAACCTCGCGGCGAATCCCGACATCGTCGTCCACGGCGAGAGCGCCACGGCGGTCGTCATTCTCGAGGGGCGGGCGGAACGGATCGACGAGGGAGCCGCCGACCCCGAACTGATCGACGAACTGGACGCGGCCTACGAAGCCAAGTACGATACCGACCACGGAACACCCTTCTTCGCCGTTCGACCGGCGGTCGTCTTCGCGTGGAGCGATTTCCCGACGGATGCGACCCGGTGGACGGTCACGGTCGGCGAGTAG
- a CDS encoding anthranilate phosphoribosyltransferase produces MAQASQEFGEWPLKRLMTEIVGSGPKSADDMNREQAREAFQRILADEPDATTLGAFWLANRWKRNTPEELAAYTDVMREESVVTAEPEADPVDCGANYDGKHSSAVLGVGAGIVAAAAGTPVVVHSGDRVPTQKATAYKHVLDELGVRTELEPVASAEMVDETGFGFYYQPAFNPGVQDLYDRRDQMGVRTFVNTIETIANPANADVHLGSFYHLAFAKKMTNTIGESDHLDYSRAIFFQGMEGYDDIRPGYTKVAEWDEGEELADYEIETAEYGMAMENDDLEVDDVTADSAAITEAVLAGDREGHFADAIALNGAFRMYARQDVENLEDGLERAREVISDGSAEAVLEELRAF; encoded by the coding sequence ATGGCGCAGGCATCCCAGGAGTTCGGCGAATGGCCGTTGAAACGCCTGATGACGGAGATCGTCGGTTCGGGCCCCAAGTCCGCGGACGACATGAACCGCGAGCAGGCCCGCGAGGCGTTCCAGCGGATTCTCGCCGACGAACCCGACGCGACGACGCTCGGCGCGTTCTGGCTGGCGAACCGCTGGAAGCGCAACACGCCCGAGGAGCTGGCGGCCTACACCGACGTCATGCGCGAGGAGTCGGTCGTGACCGCCGAGCCCGAGGCCGACCCGGTCGACTGCGGCGCGAACTACGACGGCAAGCACAGCTCCGCCGTTCTCGGCGTCGGTGCCGGCATCGTCGCCGCCGCCGCCGGAACGCCCGTCGTCGTCCACTCCGGCGACCGCGTCCCGACCCAGAAGGCCACGGCGTACAAGCACGTCCTCGACGAACTCGGCGTTCGCACCGAACTCGAGCCCGTGGCGAGCGCGGAGATGGTCGACGAAACCGGCTTCGGCTTCTACTACCAGCCCGCGTTCAACCCCGGGGTTCAGGACCTCTACGACCGACGCGACCAGATGGGTGTCCGGACGTTCGTCAATACGATCGAGACGATCGCCAACCCCGCGAACGCCGACGTTCACCTCGGCTCGTTCTACCACCTCGCGTTCGCGAAGAAGATGACGAACACGATCGGGGAGAGCGACCACCTCGACTACTCCCGCGCCATCTTCTTCCAGGGGATGGAGGGCTACGACGACATCCGCCCCGGCTACACGAAGGTCGCCGAGTGGGACGAAGGAGAGGAGCTCGCGGACTACGAGATCGAGACCGCCGAGTACGGCATGGCGATGGAAAACGACGATCTCGAGGTCGACGACGTCACCGCCGACTCGGCGGCGATCACCGAGGCCGTCCTGGCGGGCGACCGCGAGGGCCACTTCGCCGACGCGATCGCCCTCAACGGCGCGTTCCGGATGTACGCCCGCCAGGACGTCGAGAATCTCGAGGACGGACTCGAGCGGGCCCGCGAGGTCATTTCGGACGGCAGCGCCGAAGCGGTGCTCGAGGAGCTTCGAGCGTTCTGA